CGAGGCTGTCGGTCTCAGCTGCCGGATTCCGGCCAGGCCGCCGCGACGGCCTCGCGCACCTCGCCGAGGAGCTGCGGAAGCGCCTTGGTCTTCGCGATGATCGGGAAGAAGTTCGCATCCGACGTCCAGCGCGGCACCACGTGCTGATGCAGATGGGCGTCGACGCCCGCTCCGGCCACCGCCCCCTGGTTCATCCCGAGGTTGAAGCCGTCACAGCGTGACACCTCACGCAGCACCCGCATGGCCGTCTGCGTCAGCGCGCCGATCTCGGCGACCTCCTCAGCCGTCGCCTGGTCGTACGTGGCGATGTGGCGGTAGGGGCAGACGAGCAGATGTCCCGAGTTGTAGGGGAAGAGGTTCAGCAGCACGTAGGCCGTCTCTCCCCGGGCGACGACCAGCCGCTCGGCATCCGGGAACTTCGGCGCCTCGCAGAACGGGCACTCCTCGCGAAGCGGCTCGGGCCCTGCCTGGATGTACGCCATCCGGTGCGGGGTCCACAGCCGCTGGAACTCGTCCGGGACTCCTGCGAGCACTCCGGCATCCTCCAGCGGCTGCGCCCCGTCGGTCACGCCAGATCCCCTGCCTTCAGCACGAGCGCGTGGGACGCGATGGCGGCGCCGATACGACGCACCGCGTCCTCGACCGGGACGCCGTTCTCCTGCGTGCCGTCGCGGAAGCGGAACGACACGGTGCCAGCGGCACGGTCCTGCTCCCCGACGATGAG
The DNA window shown above is from Microbacterium maritypicum and carries:
- a CDS encoding HIT family protein, producing the protein MTDGAQPLEDAGVLAGVPDEFQRLWTPHRMAYIQAGPEPLREECPFCEAPKFPDAERLVVARGETAYVLLNLFPYNSGHLLVCPYRHIATYDQATAEEVAEIGALTQTAMRVLREVSRCDGFNLGMNQGAVAGAGVDAHLHQHVVPRWTSDANFFPIIAKTKALPQLLGEVREAVAAAWPESGS